The Flaviflexus equikiangi genome contains the following window.
CTTCGATGCGGCGCTTGGAGGCGTCAGCGTCGTCGGTGAGCTGCTGGGCGTCGAGGATAGCCTGAGCTTGAGCGGTCCAGTTCGCGACCTCGTTCTCGCGCGTGGCATCGTCCCATGCGAGCAGGTCACCCATGATCGCCGCGATCTGGGGAGCAGCCGCCTGTCCGCGATCCGGCTGTTCGAAGTCGAGCCTGATGCGGTGGAGGAGAACGTCTTCGAGATGAAGGGCACCTTCATGGGTGACCGCGAAGACGACCTCGGCCGCGAGATAGTCCGGTGCATGCTCGAGGGGCTGTGCCAGCGTCTCATCGCTGTCGATGAGGCTGAGCACGTCTGGCAGTTCCGACCCGTATCGGGAGAACAGGTGCTTGACTTGCGCCTGCGTCAGTCGATACTGCTGCGAGAGCGCGGGCAGGCGACGCTTGGCCGCCTCGAAGCCGTGTGCGCCCACGAGGGGCGTCGTCGCGGTGACGGACGGGTTGGATGCGGCTTTCGCTCCGAGGACATGGTCGACCGCATCCTCTGCCATCTGCCTGTACGTTGTCAGCTTGCCGCCGGCGATGACGGTGAGTCCCGGCTGCGGGGACGTGACCGTGTGTTCGCGCGACACCTTGGTCGACTCTCCCGAGCCCTTGGTGCCGGGCTGGAGCAGCGGACGCAGACCCGCGTATGTGCCGATGATGTCGTCTCGAGTCAGCTTGTCTGCCAGGACCGAGTTCGCCTGCTCGAGCACGTAGTCGATATCGCGGGAGGTTGCGACGGGGGCGTCCCGCTGCTCGTGCCACGTCGTGTCGGTCGTGCCGATCACCCAGTAGCGCTCCCAGGGGATGATGAAGAGAACGGACTTCTCGGTGCGTAGGAAGACTCCCGTCTGCCCCTCGATCCTGTCCTTGGGGACGACGATATGGATGCCCTTGGAGGCGAGAACCTTGAGCCCGCCGTCGGAGCCTCCGAGAGATTCCGTCTCCTCTGTCCACACGCCCGTTGCGCCGATGATGTGCTTGGCGCGCACGGTGATCCTGTCACCGGTCTCGAGGTCGGTCACCACTGCCCCGACGACCGCGTTGCCTTCCGTGATGAACTCGGTCGCCTGGGCGCGGGATGCCGCGAGCGCGCCATAGCCCTGAGCGGTGCGCACGAGGTCGA
Protein-coding sequences here:
- a CDS encoding glycerol-3-phosphate dehydrogenase/oxidase codes for the protein MVKTALTRESRQNALEAMADEELDVLVIGGGVTGAGVALDATTRGLKTGIIDMRDWASGTSQWSSKLVHGGLRYLYQLDFPLVAEALRERGTLLTTTAPHLVSAQPFLWPLKQRVIERAYSAVGVGMYDALAMIGGKSVPIQKHYGHKGVMELVPSLDPTTLIGGIRFFDARVDDARLVIDLVRTAQGYGALAASRAQATEFITEGNAVVGAVVTDLETGDRITVRAKHIIGATGVWTEETESLGGSDGGLKVLASKGIHIVVPKDRIEGQTGVFLRTEKSVLFIIPWERYWVIGTTDTTWHEQRDAPVATSRDIDYVLEQANSVLADKLTRDDIIGTYAGLRPLLQPGTKGSGESTKVSREHTVTSPQPGLTVIAGGKLTTYRQMAEDAVDHVLGAKAASNPSVTATTPLVGAHGFEAAKRRLPALSQQYRLTQAQVKHLFSRYGSELPDVLSLIDSDETLAQPLEHAPDYLAAEVVFAVTHEGALHLEDVLLHRIRLDFEQPDRGQAAAPQIAAIMGDLLAWDDATRENEVANWTAQAQAILDAQQLTDDADASKRRIEAGDIVPLAGRG